In the Augochlora pura isolate Apur16 chromosome 7, APUR_v2.2.1, whole genome shotgun sequence genome, TGTCTCGTGATCTCGATCTTCTACGATCTTTCGACTTCTGACTCTTTCTGTCCCTAGATCTCGAACGAGCACGTGATCTAGAATGAGACCGTGATCTATGCCTTTTCTCTTTACGATTGGACGAACGCGATCTATGTCTCTTTTTGTCTCTAGATCTACTCCTTCTTGAGtgtttaatctttttatcAGTTTCTAATGGCtcgctttcttttttattttcgttgttAGACTTCTTGTGAGACGGTGCTAATTCTTCCAAGCTTGCCATTGCATTGTTAACTACATCGTCATCCTTGAGTTCCTTAGTATCTGCCACCTTCGGCTCATCATTTGGCAAAGCCAAGCCAGGAAACTTTTGGGCTAATTCATCttgtttaatgttaaataatgcaGATTTGTCCTGCGTTGGTTTAGAAGGTTTCATGTGCTGTATTATTCTTAAGAGATTGGCCATAAATGATTCCTAATGGAAGAATGGCacattataatatgtaaaattaagaaaagtattaattatggCTCTGTAAATTACTCACTGAAAATTCTGCTCCATTTTCTAGgagaacttttttaaatttgtcgAAGGTGCTATTTTTCTCTGCTAAATGGATAATGAACTCGGctgtaaaataaacgaaaaatcatGAAATCGTCGGACTGTTTTTACGATTCATTGTCGGAATAAAATGATCACTTACCCAAGTCCTTGTCGTTCAGTCCCAAATGATTCTCCAATTCGGTGCAAATCTTTGACACTAATGACAAGTGTTCGAGCTTCGCAACctcatccatatttaattacttacgTGAGATACTAACGTGTCCGGAATGGAAAATTagactaataaataattctaacgtACCACATGACCAGAATCACgttttggaaaaatgtttacacACAAAGCGTGAGAACAACGTTCATGAAAAGTAACGATTGCATTCTCGGTTTTAGAATGAGCAACTAAAAATGGAAGTCGAATTGCGGAGACGCCTCGAACTACAATGCACGTGACCATAGAGAACGAATGTGGCGCTAtactacaaattaaatttctcttttatcgACTGAGTAATGTGAAACTACGGTCACACGAATCGTTAGGTGAAAATCTTTCCAAATAAtgtggaaaattattgttttccaTACAAAACTCATATTGACACTTTCTTAACAGGTTAAAATAAAACCATTATCTTcgaaaataactttatttctCTCATACGTTCCCACGCATTCAACACATTATCCCAAGTGTACTCCctcaattcattaaatacaGGGGGTGGCCAGCACCCCATATGTTTTACGATCGTCGCCCTGCAGTTGCCCAGGCGACCGTGAAacctgaaataaaataagtaaaaggAAACGGGCCCCAACAGTCTCAGTAGTTGTCCGAGCATGACGAAggaaatgataaatatttgccATCCAATGATCCATGGTAAACCGCCTGCAAAGAAATCTTTTCTTGCAAAGAATCAAGGAAATGTCTTGCAAGAGAAAAAACTTAAAGAAATGGAAGTGGAGAAGAAGGCGGATCACAATCAAAACATCATTGAGTCATCGAATCTCTCTTTGGATCAGCTCTGTGATATGATCACTGTGATTGAAAAGAACATTACTGGCAACGTTTCAGAGATTGAAGAACATCAGGTTTGAGACAAAGATTCTTAGAATCActtgaagaaaaattacacCTGTACTGTGTTTTTAGTTGGAGCCTGAAAAGGATGACTCTAAGAAAAAAGGATGCAGCACTACTACTTATGAAGACATAATGTCCTTTCTGACAAAACTTGAAGAGGGTAGCTGAACAATATAGTAATTGAATAAAGTAGTTTAACATTCATTAAACTTTTTCATTCTGGACTGAATTATGTAACACTGTAGGTTCTCTGGATGAAACGAAGGTGAACGTACCAGAAGTGGACCCTGAGATGCTTCAAGAAATCTTTGTTAAGTCACAGACGTACATTTATGGCAATTGCAATGGGTACGAGTAGCCAGGATATTGCTTACTACAACCTTaagaacataatttttttttttaaagagtgGTTCCTATGGGGATTACGAATCACGATTTTGAGGATGATTTGGCGACAGCTCGACTACGGCTGGAAGAACAAGACGCTACGATAACATTGCTAAAGGAACAACTAAAGTCCGAAAGGAAAGCAGTCTATGAGAAGCTTGAATCCCAGAGAAAAAGCAGCGCTTCCAAGATGAATGCCCAAGAGGACAAATACAAGGCTATTGTCAAAAGACACCAGAAGTTTATTGAACAGTTGATTGCTGAGAAAACTGAGCTAACTGAGAAATGCAACTCCCTGGCACATAGAGTGAAGGATGTTGAAGTCAAGATGCAAAGGGATTTGAAAGCAGCATCTGACAGGCACTCTGTGGAGCTGCAGAGGGCAAAGGAACACTTTGCTGCTGCTGAGAAGATCAAGAGGGAGAGGTGGATTGAAGCTAGGACCAGCAAGATCAAGGTTTCAATtgtgatttcttttaaatatgatattagCTAGtctttagaataatttaaacagcCGATTACGTTGCAAAGGAGATGACTGTAAAGGGACTAGAGCCAGAACTAAGGAGCATGATGGAGCAACATACTGAGGAGATTCAGGGATTGCGAAACGCCCACATGAAGGAGTTACAGGATGTGGAACTGCGTGTAATTCGTAGGTCCAATCAGCAACTGGAGCAGTTGCGGCTGGAACTGACTGCTAGCCACGAGAGGATGGTAGCTAACGAGAAGAATATCTTGTGGACCAGATACAAAGACAAGTTAACAGAACAGGAGAGTCAGTTCAAGGATCAGCGAGGAAAGCTGATGGAAGAGTTGCAGGCAGAGCGGGAAAAATCTAGCAAGAAACAAGCTGAACTGAATGCTGAGTGCGAGACTAAGTTGCAGGAGCTGCATCAGCAATACCAGGTGCGATTGcaatttgctatttttcttcTGGTAATTGTAAAAAGAGGGTGTTTTCTTAGGGAGAACTGCAAGCACTGAAGCAACAGCATTTAAATGAGAAGAAAGCCCTTCAGGAGACATTAAAATCGGAATGGGAGGCTTGGATTGTTGCTTATAA is a window encoding:
- the LOC144472533 gene encoding LOW QUALITY PROTEIN: centrosomal protein of 131 kDa-like (The sequence of the model RefSeq protein was modified relative to this genomic sequence to represent the inferred CDS: inserted 2 bases in 1 codon; substituted 2 bases at 2 genomic stop codons), translating into MINICHPMIHGKPPAKKSFLAKNQGNVLQEKKLKEMEVEKKADHNQNIIESSNLSLDQLCDMITVIEKNITGNVSEIXKNIRFETKILRITXRKITPVLCFXLEPEKDDSKKKGCSTTTYEDIMSFLTKLEEGSLDETKVNVPEVDPEMLQEIFVKSQTVVPMGITNHDFEDDLATARLRLEEQDATITLLKEQLKSERKAVYEKLESQRKSSASKMNAQEDKYKAIVKRHQKFIEQLIAEKTELTEKCNSLAHRVKDVEVKMQRDLKAASDRHSVELQRAKEHFAAAEKIKRERWIEARTSKIKEMTVKGLEPELRSMMEQHTEEIQGLRNAHMKELQDVELRVIRRSNQQLEQLRLELTASHERMVANEKNILWTRYKDKLTEQESQFKDQRGKLMEELQAEREKSSKKQAELNAECETKLQELHQQYQGELQALKQQHLNEKKALQETLKSEWEAWIVAYKRQQTLKIERAENSIRAECNRERDRQIELVIERLEKDSREAKATLQQQFDCKLRSFREKFNMDLQTAMDNEQLHKMQLMQARDKLDRTEVLLQTTDRKLQDCTNELKRVNEVVKRVSLERDDAKKLVRQEIEGEKRDLEEKIQSLYKEIALINANRDASLAQLHSRIKLIITRKVLTINNLTKELGDVKAKCEHLENLLDQQRREYILKSL